One region of Populus trichocarpa isolate Nisqually-1 chromosome 4, P.trichocarpa_v4.1, whole genome shotgun sequence genomic DNA includes:
- the LOC7470417 gene encoding V-type proton ATPase subunit B 2 isoform X1, whose amino-acid sequence MLSRELIMGLETNNHDMEEGTLEIGMEYRTVSGVAGPLVILEKVKGPKYQEIVNIRLGDGSTRRGQVLEVDGEKAVVQVFEGTSGIDNKFTTVQFTGEVLKTPVSLDMLGRIFNGSGKPIDNGPPILPEAYLDISGSSINPSERTYPEEMIQTGISTIDVMNSIARGQKIPLFSAAGLPHNEIAAQICRQAGLVKRLEKSDNLLEGGEEENFAIVFAAMGVNMETAQFFKRDFEENGSMERVTLFLNLANDPTIERIITPRIALTTAEYLAYECGKHVLVILTDMSSYADALREVSAAREEVPGRRGYPGYMYTDLATIYERAGRIEGRTGSITQIPILTMPNDDITHPTPDLTGYITEGQIYVDRQLQNRQIYPPINVLPSLSRLMKSAIGEGMTRKDHSDVSNQLYANYAIGKDVQAMKAVVGEEALSSEDLLYLEFLDKFERKFVAQGAYDTRNIFQSLDLAWTLLRIFPRELLHRIPAKTLDQFYSRDVAN is encoded by the exons ATGCTGAGCAGGGA GTTGATAATGGGTTTAGAAACAAACAATCACGATATGGAGGAGGGAACGCTCGAGATCGGCATGG AGTATAGAACTGTTTCTGGAGTTGCTGGACCTCTTGTTATACTTGAAAAAGTGAAG GGACCCAAATATCAAGAGATTGTTAATATTCGTTTGGGCGATGGATCAACCAGACGTGGTCAAGTCTTGGAAGTTGATGGGGAGAAAGCTGTTGTTCAG GTTTTTGAAGGAACCTCTGGCATTGACAACAAGTTTACAACTGTGCAATTTACTGGAGAG GTTTTGAAAACTCCAGTCTCCTTGGACATGCTTGGCCGCATTTTTAATGGTTCTGGGAAGCCTATTGATAATGGTCCTCCTATTTTGCCCGAAGCTTATTTGGATATATCTG GGAGTTCAATCAACCCTAGTGAAAGAACCTATCCTGAGGAGATGATTCAGACAGGGATTTCGACAATTGATGTCATGAATTCTATTGCTAGAGGACAGAAGATCCCTCTGTTTTCTGCCGCTGGTCTTCCCCATAATGAAATAGCTGCTCAAATATGTCGCCAAGCAGGTTTGGTAAAGCGATTGGAGAAGTCTGACAATCTTCTTGAG GGTGGGGAGGAGGAAAATTTTGCCATTGTATTTGCAGCTATGGGTGTAAACATGGAAACTGCACAATTTTTCAAACGTGATTTTGAGGAAAATGGGTCAATGGAAAGAGTGACCCTCTTTCTAAACTTG GCAAATGATCCTACAATTGAACGTATTATCACACCTCGTATTGCTCTTACAACTGCAGAATATTTGGCATATGAATGTGGGAAGCATGTTCTTGTCATATTAACAGATATGAGTTCTTATGCTGATGCTCTTCGTGAG GTGTCTGCTGCCCGAGAAGAAGTACCTGGAAGGCGTGGTTATCCGGGATATATGTACACTGATTTGGCAACAATATATGAGCGTGCTGGTCGTATTGAAGGGAGAACAGGCTCCATCACCCAAATTCCAATTTTAACTATGCCAAATGACG ATATAACTCATCCCACCCCTGATCTTACGGGATACATCACAGAGGGACAGATTTATGTTGACAGGCAGCTACAAAATAGGCAG ATTTATCCTCCTATCAACGTCCTCCCATCTCTGTCTCGTCTCATGAAG AGTGCCATTGGTGAGGGAATGACTCGCAAGGACCATTCTGATGTGTCCAACCAG CTGTATGCAAACTATGCTATTGGGAAGGATGTTCAGGCCATGAAAGCAGTGGTTGGAGAAGAAGCTCTTTCTTCTGAAGATCTG CTATATTTAGAGTTCTTGGACAAATTTGAGAGGAAATTCGTCGCTCAAGGAGCTTATGACACCCGCAACATCTTCCAGTCACTTGATTTGGCATGGACGCTGCTACGCATCTTTCCCCGTGAGCTACTCCACCGTATACCTGCTAAGACCCTTGACCAGTTCTACAGCCGAGATGTAGCCAATTGA
- the LOC7470417 gene encoding V-type proton ATPase subunit B 2 isoform X2 gives MGLETNNHDMEEGTLEIGMEYRTVSGVAGPLVILEKVKGPKYQEIVNIRLGDGSTRRGQVLEVDGEKAVVQVFEGTSGIDNKFTTVQFTGEVLKTPVSLDMLGRIFNGSGKPIDNGPPILPEAYLDISGSSINPSERTYPEEMIQTGISTIDVMNSIARGQKIPLFSAAGLPHNEIAAQICRQAGLVKRLEKSDNLLEGGEEENFAIVFAAMGVNMETAQFFKRDFEENGSMERVTLFLNLANDPTIERIITPRIALTTAEYLAYECGKHVLVILTDMSSYADALREVSAAREEVPGRRGYPGYMYTDLATIYERAGRIEGRTGSITQIPILTMPNDDITHPTPDLTGYITEGQIYVDRQLQNRQIYPPINVLPSLSRLMKSAIGEGMTRKDHSDVSNQLYANYAIGKDVQAMKAVVGEEALSSEDLLYLEFLDKFERKFVAQGAYDTRNIFQSLDLAWTLLRIFPRELLHRIPAKTLDQFYSRDVAN, from the exons ATGGGTTTAGAAACAAACAATCACGATATGGAGGAGGGAACGCTCGAGATCGGCATGG AGTATAGAACTGTTTCTGGAGTTGCTGGACCTCTTGTTATACTTGAAAAAGTGAAG GGACCCAAATATCAAGAGATTGTTAATATTCGTTTGGGCGATGGATCAACCAGACGTGGTCAAGTCTTGGAAGTTGATGGGGAGAAAGCTGTTGTTCAG GTTTTTGAAGGAACCTCTGGCATTGACAACAAGTTTACAACTGTGCAATTTACTGGAGAG GTTTTGAAAACTCCAGTCTCCTTGGACATGCTTGGCCGCATTTTTAATGGTTCTGGGAAGCCTATTGATAATGGTCCTCCTATTTTGCCCGAAGCTTATTTGGATATATCTG GGAGTTCAATCAACCCTAGTGAAAGAACCTATCCTGAGGAGATGATTCAGACAGGGATTTCGACAATTGATGTCATGAATTCTATTGCTAGAGGACAGAAGATCCCTCTGTTTTCTGCCGCTGGTCTTCCCCATAATGAAATAGCTGCTCAAATATGTCGCCAAGCAGGTTTGGTAAAGCGATTGGAGAAGTCTGACAATCTTCTTGAG GGTGGGGAGGAGGAAAATTTTGCCATTGTATTTGCAGCTATGGGTGTAAACATGGAAACTGCACAATTTTTCAAACGTGATTTTGAGGAAAATGGGTCAATGGAAAGAGTGACCCTCTTTCTAAACTTG GCAAATGATCCTACAATTGAACGTATTATCACACCTCGTATTGCTCTTACAACTGCAGAATATTTGGCATATGAATGTGGGAAGCATGTTCTTGTCATATTAACAGATATGAGTTCTTATGCTGATGCTCTTCGTGAG GTGTCTGCTGCCCGAGAAGAAGTACCTGGAAGGCGTGGTTATCCGGGATATATGTACACTGATTTGGCAACAATATATGAGCGTGCTGGTCGTATTGAAGGGAGAACAGGCTCCATCACCCAAATTCCAATTTTAACTATGCCAAATGACG ATATAACTCATCCCACCCCTGATCTTACGGGATACATCACAGAGGGACAGATTTATGTTGACAGGCAGCTACAAAATAGGCAG ATTTATCCTCCTATCAACGTCCTCCCATCTCTGTCTCGTCTCATGAAG AGTGCCATTGGTGAGGGAATGACTCGCAAGGACCATTCTGATGTGTCCAACCAG CTGTATGCAAACTATGCTATTGGGAAGGATGTTCAGGCCATGAAAGCAGTGGTTGGAGAAGAAGCTCTTTCTTCTGAAGATCTG CTATATTTAGAGTTCTTGGACAAATTTGAGAGGAAATTCGTCGCTCAAGGAGCTTATGACACCCGCAACATCTTCCAGTCACTTGATTTGGCATGGACGCTGCTACGCATCTTTCCCCGTGAGCTACTCCACCGTATACCTGCTAAGACCCTTGACCAGTTCTACAGCCGAGATGTAGCCAATTGA
- the LOC7470418 gene encoding probable hexosyltransferase MUCI70 isoform X1, which yields MESDGQRSVSLRLNRRGGDYRSNNDNNQTPSNNSKDVGGFFGAGKLPSDYPMKIIWKRGFVRLVLVAGILWMLLILAVLSFHVWSCQSSSVFFSVICNKESKVYNFLNTWGFVPKQHRCPIPVISNPERIVIPEGRTHDQIVKNISYVMEDEDGSQSSPLFGGHQSWKQREKSFNLSSSMKVHCGFMHNGGADMDLVDIEYVKNCRFVVASGIFDGYDVPHQPSNISERSRKLFCFLMVVDEISLDFIKENVTVREDHNGGRWVGIWRLILLKHSPYDEPRRNGKVPKILTHRLFPQAQYSIWIDGKMELLVDPLQILERYLWRGKNTFAIAQHKHHRSIYEEADANKRRKRYARPLIDLHMKIYYHEGMESWSPKKRSVSDVPEGAIIIREHTAMSNLFSCLWFNEVNLFTPRDQLSFGYVVYRLGGAFRFFMFPNCEYNSLFVLHPHTREHSSKVEWVKSISEFKGNGSSMKESRGGLGLWTPYPGDLSSVVLPKVARTSKAG from the exons aTGGAGAGTGATGGGCAACGGTCCGTTTCTTTACGGTTGAACCGGAGAGGTGGAGACTACCGTAGCAACAACGATAATAATCAAACACCATCAAATAATTCTAAAG ATGTTGGAGGTTTTTTTGGTGCTGGGAAGTTGCCAAGTGATTATCCTATGAAGATAATTTGGAAGAGAGGATTTGTTCGCTTGGTTCTTGTTGCTGGCATTCTTTGGATGTTACTCATTCTTGCTGTCTTATCATTTCATGTTTGGTCTTGTCAGTCTTCTTCTGTATTCTTTTCAG TTATCTGTAATAAAGAAAGCAAGGTATACAACTTTTTAAACACGTGGGGATTTGTGCCGAAGCAACATC GTTGTCCGATCCCTGTCATCAGTAACCCTGAAAGAATAGTTATTCCGGAGGGAAGAACTCATGACCAAATTGTTAAAAACATTTCCTATGTTATGGAGGATGAGGATGGGTCTCAGTCATCCCCATTATTTGGAGGACATCAAAGCTGGAAACAAAGAGAGAAGAGTTTTAATTTAAGTTCTTCCATGAAG GTGCATTGTGGATTTATGCATAATGGTGGTGCAGACATGGATCTTGTAGATATTGAATATGTCAAGAACTGTAGGTTTGTGGTTGCATCTGGAATTTTCGATGGATATGATGTACCTCACCAGCCTTCAAATATAAGCGAACGTTCTAGGAaactcttttgttttctcatgGTGGTGGATGAGATCTCTCTTGATTTCATAAAGGAAAACGTTACTGTCAGGGAGGACCATAACGGGGGACGATGGGTTGGTATTTGGCGTCTTATTCTGCTGAAGCATTCACCTTATGACGAGCCTAGGAGGAACGGGAAAGTTCCCAAGATTTTAACCCACAGATTATTTCCTCAAGCACAGTACAGCATCTGGATTGATGGTAAAATGGAGCTGCTTGTTGATCCATTACAAATTCTAGAAAG ATACTTATGGCGTGGGAAGAATACGTTTGCCATTGCTCAGCACAAACATCATCGAAGCATATATGAGGAGGCTGATGCAAATAAGCGGAGGAAACGTTATGCCCGACCCCTCATTGATCtccatatgaaaatatattatcatgaGGGAATGGAGTCCTGGAGTCCGAAGAAAAGAAGTGTTAGTG ATGTGCCAGAGGGAGCTATTATCATACGGGAACATACAGCAATGAGTAACCTGTTTAGCTGCTTGTGGTTTAACGAGGTCAATCTATTCACACCAAGAGACCAATTGAGTTTTGGCTATGTTGTGTACAGATTAGGAGGTGCATTCAGGTTCTTTATGTTTCCAAACTGCGAGTACAACTCACTGTTTGTGTTGCATCCACACACCCGAGAGCATTCATCCAAAGTAGAGTGGGTAAAAAGTATAAGCGAATTTAAGGGGAACGGTAGCAGTATGAAGGAGAGCAGAGGCGGGTTAGGCCTGTGGACTCCTTATCCTGGGGATCTCAGTTCAGTTGTACTGCCAAAAGTAGCAAGAACATCAAAAGCAGGCTGA
- the LOC7470418 gene encoding probable hexosyltransferase MUCI70 isoform X2, whose amino-acid sequence MKIIWKRGFVRLVLVAGILWMLLILAVLSFHVWSCQSSSVFFSVICNKESKVYNFLNTWGFVPKQHRCPIPVISNPERIVIPEGRTHDQIVKNISYVMEDEDGSQSSPLFGGHQSWKQREKSFNLSSSMKVHCGFMHNGGADMDLVDIEYVKNCRFVVASGIFDGYDVPHQPSNISERSRKLFCFLMVVDEISLDFIKENVTVREDHNGGRWVGIWRLILLKHSPYDEPRRNGKVPKILTHRLFPQAQYSIWIDGKMELLVDPLQILERYLWRGKNTFAIAQHKHHRSIYEEADANKRRKRYARPLIDLHMKIYYHEGMESWSPKKRSVSDVPEGAIIIREHTAMSNLFSCLWFNEVNLFTPRDQLSFGYVVYRLGGAFRFFMFPNCEYNSLFVLHPHTREHSSKVEWVKSISEFKGNGSSMKESRGGLGLWTPYPGDLSSVVLPKVARTSKAG is encoded by the exons ATGAAGATAATTTGGAAGAGAGGATTTGTTCGCTTGGTTCTTGTTGCTGGCATTCTTTGGATGTTACTCATTCTTGCTGTCTTATCATTTCATGTTTGGTCTTGTCAGTCTTCTTCTGTATTCTTTTCAG TTATCTGTAATAAAGAAAGCAAGGTATACAACTTTTTAAACACGTGGGGATTTGTGCCGAAGCAACATC GTTGTCCGATCCCTGTCATCAGTAACCCTGAAAGAATAGTTATTCCGGAGGGAAGAACTCATGACCAAATTGTTAAAAACATTTCCTATGTTATGGAGGATGAGGATGGGTCTCAGTCATCCCCATTATTTGGAGGACATCAAAGCTGGAAACAAAGAGAGAAGAGTTTTAATTTAAGTTCTTCCATGAAG GTGCATTGTGGATTTATGCATAATGGTGGTGCAGACATGGATCTTGTAGATATTGAATATGTCAAGAACTGTAGGTTTGTGGTTGCATCTGGAATTTTCGATGGATATGATGTACCTCACCAGCCTTCAAATATAAGCGAACGTTCTAGGAaactcttttgttttctcatgGTGGTGGATGAGATCTCTCTTGATTTCATAAAGGAAAACGTTACTGTCAGGGAGGACCATAACGGGGGACGATGGGTTGGTATTTGGCGTCTTATTCTGCTGAAGCATTCACCTTATGACGAGCCTAGGAGGAACGGGAAAGTTCCCAAGATTTTAACCCACAGATTATTTCCTCAAGCACAGTACAGCATCTGGATTGATGGTAAAATGGAGCTGCTTGTTGATCCATTACAAATTCTAGAAAG ATACTTATGGCGTGGGAAGAATACGTTTGCCATTGCTCAGCACAAACATCATCGAAGCATATATGAGGAGGCTGATGCAAATAAGCGGAGGAAACGTTATGCCCGACCCCTCATTGATCtccatatgaaaatatattatcatgaGGGAATGGAGTCCTGGAGTCCGAAGAAAAGAAGTGTTAGTG ATGTGCCAGAGGGAGCTATTATCATACGGGAACATACAGCAATGAGTAACCTGTTTAGCTGCTTGTGGTTTAACGAGGTCAATCTATTCACACCAAGAGACCAATTGAGTTTTGGCTATGTTGTGTACAGATTAGGAGGTGCATTCAGGTTCTTTATGTTTCCAAACTGCGAGTACAACTCACTGTTTGTGTTGCATCCACACACCCGAGAGCATTCATCCAAAGTAGAGTGGGTAAAAAGTATAAGCGAATTTAAGGGGAACGGTAGCAGTATGAAGGAGAGCAGAGGCGGGTTAGGCCTGTGGACTCCTTATCCTGGGGATCTCAGTTCAGTTGTACTGCCAAAAGTAGCAAGAACATCAAAAGCAGGCTGA